In a genomic window of bacterium:
- a CDS encoding glycoside hydrolase family 127 protein has product MKEKIIEPTENSKCNVFPVAIKNVKLSGFLGKRMEINRKVSIPSLYKNFEKYGTVNNFRIVSGEKSGEITKRLATDSDLYKWIEGVSFDLQNTYNKENEKLLEYLIKIIGKSQEKSGYLNTNAYLTTKKFDNLKFSHELYCGGHLIQSAIAHFRSSGKDNFLNIAIKWADYICKEFGKGKLEKTDGHPEVEMAFVELYRTTKEKKYLEMAKFFLEVENPEYWGLPNIPFIKFKELEGHAVRMLYLSCGATDYYSETGDKKYKETLLKLWNDLSERKIYITGGVGSRYDGETFGYPYELPNLRSYCESCASIASMMWQYRMFLLFPESKYFDIFETTLYNGFLSGISFDGEKYFYVNPLASRGNYERKQWYGTTCCPPNIQRMIASLPGYFYSINEKGIYINLYGEGISEISLFSGEKVKIIQKTKYPFEGKVEIDIALDKEKQFSIFLRIPSWSKKTKIKDGKDEFSPNPGYYEIKKIWKGENKIIINFDISPSFYISHPEIESTKNCIAIKKGPIVYCLESIDNPKISLFSSKIKKQKLNEKFEKGFFDWVPIIYGEIMNLETTKLPIYENEKFYPELIYKKERFKAIPYFLWANRGKSKMVVWIEKAY; this is encoded by the coding sequence ATGAAAGAAAAAATTATTGAACCAACAGAAAATTCAAAATGTAATGTTTTTCCTGTTGCAATTAAAAATGTAAAATTATCTGGTTTCCTTGGAAAAAGAATGGAGATTAACAGAAAAGTAAGTATTCCTTCTTTATACAAAAATTTTGAAAAATACGGTACAGTAAATAATTTCCGAATTGTTTCTGGTGAAAAAAGTGGTGAAATAACAAAACGACTTGCAACTGATTCAGACCTTTATAAATGGATTGAAGGTGTTTCTTTTGATTTACAAAATACTTATAACAAGGAAAATGAAAAATTATTAGAATATTTAATAAAAATTATTGGAAAATCCCAGGAAAAATCAGGATACTTGAACACAAATGCGTATTTAACAACAAAAAAATTTGATAATTTAAAATTTTCTCATGAATTGTATTGTGGCGGGCATTTAATACAATCAGCAATTGCCCATTTTAGAAGTTCAGGGAAAGATAACTTCTTAAATATTGCTATAAAATGGGCTGACTATATTTGTAAAGAATTTGGAAAAGGGAAATTAGAAAAAACAGATGGACATCCTGAAGTTGAAATGGCATTTGTTGAACTTTATAGAACTACAAAAGAAAAAAAGTACTTAGAAATGGCGAAATTTTTTCTTGAAGTAGAAAATCCAGAATATTGGGGATTACCAAATATACCTTTTATAAAATTTAAAGAACTTGAAGGTCATGCAGTAAGAATGCTTTATTTATCTTGTGGAGCAACTGATTATTATTCTGAAACAGGAGATAAAAAATACAAAGAAACACTTTTAAAATTATGGAATGACTTATCTGAAAGAAAAATTTATATAACAGGTGGAGTTGGTTCAAGATATGATGGAGAAACCTTTGGGTATCCTTATGAACTACCAAATTTAAGAAGTTATTGCGAAAGTTGTGCTTCTATTGCTTCAATGATGTGGCAATACAGGATGTTCCTTTTATTTCCTGAAAGCAAATATTTTGATATTTTTGAAACAACACTTTATAACGGTTTTCTTTCAGGTATTTCATTTGATGGAGAAAAATATTTTTATGTAAATCCACTTGCTTCAAGGGGAAATTACGAGAGAAAACAATGGTATGGTACTACTTGTTGTCCACCAAATATTCAAAGGATGATTGCTTCTCTACCTGGATATTTCTATTCTATAAATGAAAAAGGAATATATATAAATCTTTATGGAGAAGGAATAAGTGAAATTTCTCTTTTTTCAGGTGAAAAAGTAAAGATAATTCAGAAAACAAAATATCCTTTTGAGGGAAAAGTTGAAATAGATATTGCATTAGATAAAGAAAAACAATTTTCAATTTTCCTAAGAATCCCATCGTGGAGTAAAAAGACAAAAATAAAAGATGGTAAAGATGAATTTTCTCCTAATCCAGGATATTATGAAATAAAAAAAATATGGAAAGGAGAAAATAAAATTATTATAAATTTTGATATTTCTCCTTCTTTTTATATTTCTCATCCTGAAATAGAAAGCACAAAAAATTGTATTGCTATTAAAAAAGGTCCTATTGTTTATTGTTTAGAAAGTATTGATAATCCTAAAATATCTCTTTTTTCTTCTAAAATAAAAAAACAAAAATTAAATGAAAAATTTGAAAAAGGATTTTTTGATTGGGTACCAATAATTTATGGAGAAATAATGAATTTAGAAACCACCAAATTGCCAATTTATGAAAATGAAAAGTTCTATCCAGAACTTATTTATAAAAAAGAAAGATTTAAAGCAATTCCTTATTTTCTCTGGGCAAATAGAGGAAAATCAAAAATGGTTGTATGGATAGAAAAAGCATATTGA
- a CDS encoding hydroxyacid dehydrogenase: MEKIAILVVPEQLEKNFGKEEIEKLKNYGEVKVWNGNENFKEFLKGATIIITSWDSPEITSSIFSFAPDIKFIMHSAGSIKSIVEREVMEKGVRVSSCSNVLGKFVAITALGYILTSVKKIFWWNDFIKNTGKWRENEKLMEYTDEIVGPDIGIISLSNVGKNLLRFLRIFGEQIYVYDPYWSEERIKNLGGKKVNTLLEIAEKCEIIALCAPLTEETKGMIGKDFFQKMKDGSVFINTARGAIIDENALIEELKKERIFACLDVTCNEPLDKTSPLRKLKNVVISPHIAGLVKNGLKELGKFSVEEVVRFIRGEKLENEIIYEKLDITA, from the coding sequence ATGGAAAAAATTGCAATTTTAGTTGTTCCTGAACAACTTGAAAAGAATTTTGGAAAAGAAGAAATTGAAAAACTAAAAAATTATGGAGAAGTAAAAGTATGGAATGGTAATGAAAATTTTAAGGAATTTTTAAAAGGAGCAACAATAATTATAACAAGTTGGGATTCTCCTGAAATAACTTCTTCAATTTTCAGTTTTGCTCCTGACATTAAATTTATTATGCATTCAGCAGGTTCAATTAAATCAATTGTTGAAAGAGAAGTTATGGAAAAAGGAGTAAGAGTTAGCAGTTGTTCAAATGTTTTAGGAAAATTTGTTGCAATTACAGCACTTGGATATATTCTTACTTCTGTAAAAAAAATTTTCTGGTGGAACGATTTTATAAAAAATACAGGAAAGTGGAGAGAAAATGAGAAATTGATGGAATACACAGATGAAATTGTTGGTCCTGATATAGGAATTATAAGTTTATCAAATGTTGGGAAAAACTTATTACGATTTTTAAGGATATTTGGCGAACAAATTTATGTTTATGACCCGTATTGGTCAGAAGAGAGAATTAAAAATTTAGGAGGGAAAAAAGTTAATACTTTACTGGAAATAGCAGAAAAGTGTGAAATAATTGCTCTTTGTGCCCCATTAACTGAGGAAACAAAGGGTATGATAGGAAAGGACTTTTTTCAAAAAATGAAAGATGGAAGTGTTTTTATAAATACAGCAAGAGGAGCAATAATTGATGAAAATGCCCTTATTGAAGAACTTAAAAAAGAGCGAATTTTTGCCTGCCTTGATGTAACATGCAATGAACCTCTTGATAAAACCAGTCCTTTAAGAAAATTAAAAAATGTTGTTATCTCTCCTCATATTGCCGGTCTGGTAAAAAATGGGTTAAAAGAACTTGGAAAATTTTCTGTTGAGGAAGTTGTAAGATTTATAAGAGGAGAAAAACTTGAAAATGAAATAATTTATGAAAAACTTGATATTACTGCTTAA